The Gloeomargarita sp. SRBZ-1_bins_9 sequence CGGTCAAGCACTTGCCGTTGGGGGGACCCACGCCGCCGGAGGCCAGCCAAACCGTGGGCATCGGCACCCAGGGCTACATGCCTACCGAACAATCCAGCGGCAAACCCCGCTTCAGCAGCGACCTCTATGCCCTGGGCATGATGGCCATCCAGGCCCTGACGGGGGTGCATCCCCGGGATTTACCAGAAGACCCAGACACCGGCGAAATCCTCTGGCAAGACCGTGCCCAGGTGAGTCCTGCCCTAGCCCACATTTTGACCAAGATGGTGCGCTATCACTTCAGCCAGCGTTACCAACGCGCCGAAGAGGTGCTGCAGGATTTACAGCCCCTGTTGGCCCAATTGCCCCAGCTGGCCCCGCCCTTGCCCCCGGACAATCTGGCCCTGCGCATGGCCGAACCCACCTATCGGGAAGGGGCGTCTTCCCTCTCTACCCAACCGGTGGAGATTGAATCTACCGTCGTTGCGACCCAAGCGGTGGAGGAACCCCCTACAGCAACCCCTGTTGCTCCCCAGCCCGCCCCTGGCCCAACCCACACCAATCGTTTGCCCTGGCGGTGGGGAGTCGGGGCAGCCCTAGTGTTGGTGGTTGGGGGAGGATGGGTCGGTTGGCAACGGTGGCAATCCCCTTCTGTCTCGGGGGTCTTGCGGGAAGCCCAAGCCTTGATTGCCCAGGCGAGCCAACAAACCACCCGGGCCAAGACATTGGAACAACTGCAAACCGCCAAAGCCCAATGGCAAAAAGCTCTGGTGACCTTAAAACAGATCGATCAGCCCGCCGCAGCGGCTCCAGAAATCCAACAGTTGCAACAACAGTGTGAGCAGGAAATTCGTCAACTTGAGGCCCGCATTCTAGCCTGTCAAGACGTGCTATGGGGGGACTGTCCCTAAAGAAAGAGCCGGCTTTTATCCCCAACCGGCTGACCCTATCACCAAGATTTCTCAGGCACGGATAATCCCAGTCCAGCCTCAGCGTGATTCTGCGACTCGACTGAAATCCTCCTTATTTCCATCTTAGGTAACAATTGTTACTGGCGCTTCATTTATAAAAGTTTACATTTGCTCTACTGGGGAGTTATAAGCAGAACTTTTATGGCCGAGTCGGTGTCAGGACATCAGGTAGGCGGGGGCCAGCGCAGTCAGGTAGGCCACGATGTCAGCGATGGGGGGGGTCACCGGGGGTGGCGGCGGTGTAGTGCCGAACAGGTGTTGCCACAGGTGCGGGTCGGGGTGCAGGGCCATCGAACCGTGTTGCAACAGACTCTGGCCCCGGCGTAATTGAGCGCTGCCAATGAATTTGTGACCGGTGGCTATGACCAGGTCGGTGCGGGTGGCCTGGGCAAAGCAGGAACCAACGCCGGGTTGGGGCGGGTCCTGGCCCGGGTGCAGGGAAAGGCCCAACCCTTGCCAGCCTTGGATCAGCCAGTTTTGGATGCGTTCCACTTGCTGGCGATAGGTCCCCGGTGACACCCCCAGTACCACCGCATAGCACAGGTCCCCTTGGTGTAATACCGCACTGCCCCCCGAGGGTCGGCGAATCAGGGGTAACTGTTCCCAGTGAGCGGGCCATTGACGCTGGTGATACCCTAGGGAAATGGCTACCGGTTGCCACTGGTAGAATCGCACAGCCCCGGCGATGTCCCCCCGTTGGTGGGCAGCCAGCAGGTCCAGGTCCGTTTGCATGTGGGTGGCGCCGTCGGCTACCTGCAACGGCCAGACCAGCCAGGGGGCAGATGGTGCTAAGCTAGTAACCATGCCAGCCATGACGGGATGTAGCGCAGCTTGGTAGCGCACTTCGTTCGGGACGAAGGGGTCGTGGGTTCGAATCCCGCCATCCCGATAGATGACGCCCCTGACCCACAATTGGTAATGTAACAGAGTTGTTACTGCCGGGAAGGGGGCTTATGGACTGGCGGTGGGACGGGCGGATGCGGGAGCTGCTGCGGGAATGTGGGGCGCAGGCCCGACGCATGGGCGCGACCGGCTTCACGGTGATGGAAAAAGGCCCGGCGGATTACGTCACCACCGTGGACCAGGCCCTGGACGCCCAACTGACACAGCGCCTGCACCAGTGGTTCCCCACCGACGGGATCATTAGCGAAGAAAACCCGGCCTCCCGCCAGGCCTATACCACCGGTTGTCCCCGCCTGTGGTGCATTGACCCCATTGACGGCACCGATGATTTTGTGCATCAGCGGCCCTATTACTCCTTGATGGTGGGTCTGCTGGAGGGCTATCAACCGGCAGCGGGATGGATTTATGCCCCGGCGTTGGAGCGCATGTACTGGGGCGGCCCCGGTTACGGAGTGTATCAGCAATTGCCGGACTGGCGGGTGACCCCTCTGCCCCAAAAGCGCCCCGAACCCCCCTCGGTGTGGTACTGCCCCCTGATGATTGGCGACAAGGACCGGCAGCGCTACGGCCCAGCTTTAACCCAGCTGATTCCCGGCGCCGATTTGCAGACCATGGGCAGCTTTGGACTGAAGGTGGTGGAGGTGATCCGGGGCCGGGCGCTGGCCTATCTCTACCTCAACCGGCGGGTGAAACTCTGGGATACGGTTGGCCCCATGGCCCTGGCCCAGGCGGCGGGGTTGACCTGCTGTGACCTCAACGGGCAAGGGTTGCGCTTTGACCCCCCGGCGGTGGATACCGAGACCCTGTGCCATCGCCAGCGCATTGTCGTCGGGTGGCCGGAATTTCTCCCTAAACTCTTGCCCCTGATGCAGGAAGCGGTTTATCTCACCGAGGCTCAGGCCAGATCCGACGGCGGTCCTGACAATTGCAATAGATAGTTTTGGACGTAGGCCTGTAAATCGCTGCGCCTGAGGGCGGCTCCCAAGCGTGGCCCCGGTTCTTCCCAAAAAACCACGCTTTCCACCGGTTCCAGGGCCAGCAGTTGAAAGATGATATGCACCACCGGCACAGGCAGGGCCAGCAACCAGGGGTCCTTGGGCAAAGGAATACTGTTGGTGGCGTCCTCCAACGTGCAGTAGGCGTATAGCAACGTCTGCTCCGGTCCCCCTTGCCCTAGGGGCGCATAGGTGCTCGTCTGCCAACGCCTATCTAATGTTTGTACGATGTAGTACTGCTTATGGCGAAAGTTGCGGGCGATCTCCAAAAGCAGGGGGCCGATGAGCTGCACCAGTTGTGCCGTGTTGTCCTGCTTAGGGGCCTCGTCAATGAGTTGCTGCAATTGTTGTTCCAGTTCCATCTGGCTTTCCCCCCCCCTCCCCTTCATCATAGCGCCCCAGGGACCGCTGCCGGTGTTGGTGGAGCATCGCCAGAGACACCGTACCGGTCAGGTGTTGCCAGGGCAGGACCAGATCGGGCGGCCAATCCTGATGGACGTAAAAGTCGGGGGGCGGCAGTTGGTCCTGCAATTCCTTAAAGGCCCGCCGAATACCCCCCCAGGACACCCCATAGTCCCGCGTCAGCAGCAGCACCGGACCCAACCGCCGGTCGCCCCGGGAGAGCAGCGCCTGCACCAGGGAGTCCCTGTAGCTTTCCGGGCGAAACTCCACCCCCATCCGGCCCAGATGCTTGGCCAGAAATTGCAACCGTTTTTCCGCCTGGGGGTTGACGCCCAGCCATTGCCAGGGGGTTTGGGCCTTGGGAACAAACGTGCTGCACCCAAAGCTCAAGCGCAGGCGGGGAGCCATTTGGCGCAGGTCCCGGCCCAGTTGCACCGTCGCCGCCACATCCGCTTCCGTTTCCGTGGGCACCCCCACCATCGTATAGAGTTTCAGCCCCCGCAGCCCCCCCTGTTGCGTCACCTGGGCCGCCCGGTAAATGTCCTCCTGGTCCAGTTTTTTGTTCATCACCTGCCGCAGACGCTCCG is a genomic window containing:
- a CDS encoding serine/threonine-protein kinase; this translates as MLNQLLDGRYRIIATLAAGGFGKTFLAQDTKRPGQPQCVVKMLHGSHDPKTMEVARRLFYKEAETLERLRHPQIPQLLAFFEQNQEFYLVEEFILGHTLAQELVPGRVFDERWVLTFLTDVLQILQFIHSRGVIHRDLKPSNLIRRQGDGNLVLIDFGAVKHLPLGGPTPPEASQTVGIGTQGYMPTEQSSGKPRFSSDLYALGMMAIQALTGVHPRDLPEDPDTGEILWQDRAQVSPALAHILTKMVRYHFSQRYQRAEEVLQDLQPLLAQLPQLAPPLPPDNLALRMAEPTYREGASSLSTQPVEIESTVVATQAVEEPPTATPVAPQPAPGPTHTNRLPWRWGVGAALVLVVGGGWVGWQRWQSPSVSGVLREAQALIAQASQQTTRAKTLEQLQTAKAQWQKALVTLKQIDQPAAAAPEIQQLQQQCEQEIRQLEARILACQDVLWGDCP
- a CDS encoding inositol monophosphatase family protein; this translates as MDWRWDGRMRELLRECGAQARRMGATGFTVMEKGPADYVTTVDQALDAQLTQRLHQWFPTDGIISEENPASRQAYTTGCPRLWCIDPIDGTDDFVHQRPYYSLMVGLLEGYQPAAGWIYAPALERMYWGGPGYGVYQQLPDWRVTPLPQKRPEPPSVWYCPLMIGDKDRQRYGPALTQLIPGADLQTMGSFGLKVVEVIRGRALAYLYLNRRVKLWDTVGPMALAQAAGLTCCDLNGQGLRFDPPAVDTETLCHRQRIVVGWPEFLPKLLPLMQEAVYLTEAQARSDGGPDNCNR